CGTGCGTGTGCTTCATTTGCGCGGCGCCAACATGCCCAGGAAGGACGTCGAAAGGGCTCTCAAGGCGCCAGCCACGGGCTCCAAGGTTTGGCAGGTGCTGGCCACCCTCGTAGGTCTGTCCCAACTCGCATTACTCTATAGGAAACCATTCTAccttgtgatttttatttattttcgtttgataatttcttttgtgaatattttggtctatgaagtatttttaattaagttttcacGAGTAAAGAGACGTTAAATGAGAGAAatatagttttaataaaattgaatcactttaatttaaattaaaaccttcatCCTTACCCCTATTGAAGGGAAGTTCTATCTTTTctaaactgtttttttctccCTGCAGCTACGAAGACTGTAGTGGCTGAATTTGTGGCGTTTagatgaaaattgttgaacaaaataCTCCCAATAAAAGATTTTACCAGCGAAACCTTTTTAAGTTTGACTTTAAATGTGCTTTTGCAagtaaaaactatttaaaaggacgtgtgaaaatattaacatgGATATCGCTGAGGAAAAAGTAATCTAAAACTTTCTAAAATTAGTTATCTTAACGTCGAAAATTCCAACCACATTTATTAAACAGGGAGAATtggaacagaaaaatatattgaagaGAATGTCgtgaaaacttaaaaatagaagGCTAATTTTCTGATTCATTTCAGCACGTGTTTTACAAATGCGCAATTTCTTCGAGTGTATATTCAATTTACTGTATAGTTTTGTAATTCATATGAGTGATTAATTTATACCACGTGTTTTACTTGCCTCATGTTGAAATCAGTCGTACAAGATGATTTCGCTGTTGCTAACGCGCTAACGgaagtgtttttttcttgcagctACCGGCGCCCACTTCTCCTCCGGCTATGCGTTGGGGTTCCTGTCACCAGGCATTCCGCTGTTGCGGGAGCAGCACTTTCCCGACCTGACCACCGAGCAGGAGGGCAACCTCGGCTCGCTGATGCTGCTGTCGGCCACCCTGTCCAACCCCCTGGCGGCCATGCTGGCGGACAGCAGGATCGGCCGCAAGGGCACCTGCATCCTCACGGCCATCCCCTTTGTCATCTGCTTTGGCCTCAACGCCGTCTTCCCCTCGTCACTGGCAGCCCACTACGTCGCTAGGCTGTTGGTTGGTGAGCGAATGTGTTTTATATAGAATAGAAAATATAGGAATTATGCTggatattttcagaaaaatagaAGTTTTTCTCTAgagattttataatatatctCCTCGGTTTCATTTgcactaaaaaattatatttaccaaaaaatctaaaatcggATCTTATTGTTATCTGACAATGGGCTGCAAAATTTCGTCTCGCCATGAAATCAAAGCACACATGCAACCAAATTTTCCAGTTTCAACTGAATTCCGATTTTTCGATCTTCAAATACTCGTCTATTCTTGCTTCTCACGGCTGGAATTTTTCGATTGTGCATCTGCATAAGGCTTaaaagtttgtaaaaattcaaattttgacgatttaaaattaatttttgatttttttttcatttgaatatcAGAATTCAATGAAgactgttgaaaaatttaagagcTACTCATATGACTTGAAATCATCACACTCTGCAGGCTTATCTGCCGGAACTTTGACAGTGGTGTGCCCTTTATACGTGTCTGAGATCTCAGAACTGTCCGTACGAGGCACTCTCAACTCGCTTGTCATCATAATGTTCAACTCTGGCCTCTTCGTCGCGTATCTAGCAGGTCAGTGCTATGTTAGACTGATAAGATGCGTTGCCAAAAAAGATCACGCATCTGGATAAaactggaaataataaaaatgattgatttacgCATTACTTCAATAAGCTTAATAACtcttaaaaacagaaaatgaaagaaatacaCACTCAAggttataataaaaatttacgcaATTGTTCATCAGCCCTATGTGGATTTACTCAGTATGAACTactattattgaaaatttgagagGCAAATACTACACCACGCCTATGCttgtctgatttttttgaGGGAAAGAAACAGCCGCTGTACTGTAGGAGAGCGtagtatttgatttttttttaaattccctgATAGTTACATACTTCTTCtcataaaattctttaaaattaaaaaaaaatgattttgagaaaattcacGCAGAGCTGAGacatctcaattttaattgatgataactttaaattttcaggcgTTTGGGTCAAAAGTTTTGTTATGTTATCCGTGGGAGGTCTGATCAGCATAAGCATATTCATCGCACTCTGCTGGCTCATACCTGAATCGCCAGAGTTTCTATTGAAACACGGTCAAAAGGAAGCAGCTGTGCGTTCGTTGAGGTGGCTTCGTGGAGCAAAAGTCGATCTGCAAGAGGAAATGAAATACATGGAAATCTCACAGGCTGATACTGAAAAAggtataaaaatcattaaaagtgAAGGACGATCAAGTCAATATTTGGTTTCAGTCGAATCTTCCACGCTCAGGAAAATTGTGAGAGTGTTTGGCACTCCATCACTCCGCAAAGCAATATTTATTCCCATGGTCTTGCTCTTTTTCCAACAGTGTGCCGGTATAATTGCTGTTCTCTCCTACGCTTCATCTATTTTCAGCCTGGTGGGTTTAGAATAAGCCTTTCTTGCACAAAAACATAGTTATTGTTGTACGTATAATGTAAGTAATCATTTCACTGTTGTGTCATTTAGGCTGGTTCTACTCTGGATCCTAATTTGTCAACTGCCATCATCGGCATCATCCAGCTAGTCAGCACCTTTGGAGTCACGATCGCAGTTGATCGACTTGGCAGAAGACCGCTGCTCATTGCCTCGAGCGCTATCACAGCTTTATCCATGGCAACACTAGCCCTTTACTTTCACGtgagagaaatattaaattaaattggccaCACAGTCGTCTGATTTGCttaagatatttatttgcgGTTGGCTGCAATTTCAAGGGgatagcaataaaattaatctgattCAAAAGAGGATGCCCTCTCaatagaaaagtaaaaatatcgtttgaataattaatatatttaaaacagattattttgaattaaaaatgcattggTTTTATCAGTCTACAACTATTTACTTTTctgattaatttcaaagataCCTAatgcgtttttaaaatttaaaagcaccttaattaattaatgaagcGCTGTTATAGTATGGTTCTTAATTTCTTCCAATTGAAAAAGTGATGTTTCTTAATCTATTATGTACCTTTGGTCACTCTTCCGCGTTCAtagaaatttctcaaaaatgaaaatgtcaaGATTCACGCAATTGCAACTTCAGTTAATTTACAAACACAATAGTAAAGATTCTAAgtacatattttaaagaagGGCCTATCTCTTTGGACATGTGTTGTCTGTCtagatgtaaaataatttcttcaaaaatcttcattttgaCAATATGAGTGATTTACAAAGCTCTGACGAGATAGCTGATTGatgttttgtcaaatttacaCACAAAATCCAAATCTGTTTAGCTTACATCTTACATCAATGTGAAAAATACTGCACATAATCTTTTTGAGAActccaaaaattccaaatttatcaaaaataaaaaggaaattagaTATTTATCCGAATTTCATTGTGTAATCATATTTTCTCGCCCTGCAGTTGCAGACCAACCAAGTGGACCTGAGCTCGTTTGGCCTGGTGCCGTTGGCAGCGCTGATCATCTACATTTCGTTTTTCTCACTGGGCATCGGCCCAGTTCCCTGGGTCATCATTGGCGAAATATTCACGCCCGAAGTGAAGACCCTTTGCACCACCATCAGCAGCATGTGGGTTTGGGGCCTCTGCTGCATTGTGGCGAAAATCTTCCCGTCTATGGTTGCCACTCTGGGCATCCATTGGGTCATGTGGGCCTTCAGCGTCGGCTGCATCCTCGCTCTCATTTGCTCCTGGTTCACCCCGGAGACCAAAGGCAAGACTGCCGCTCAGATGCAAGAGATTCTGTCCGTGGAAAGAATAGCCTGAAGTTAGTTAAATATCAATAGCCTTGAGGGCTGGTTCCTCCTTTATTGATATTCAAACTCATTTTTGGGACTTATatcttttttatgatttaaaaaaataaacctgaaaataataaaataatttttatatacaatttaaaacttggtAATATGAAATTAAGAGACTTTAAAATAACCAATGCGtggataataattatataatatttaatattaaaataaatataatatatttcctgGCTCACCAGGATATTTCCGTATTCCTGCATAAATGTCCTGCTCAACTAGTTTTAGATgctgatcaatttttttttaaatttaactgctgttttcatttagttaaaaaaatttaatttaatattctataTCTGCTGCTGGCTTATGTGacaatatttgtaaattaattttgtcaaatgGGATTGTGCTTGATAAACTTTTCCATATTacagtttttttctgttttgcaTGCATACAGAGGTTAATAGCGAAGGAATTGAAATTCAACAGATGATAGTTAAATTGTAACGAACAAATTTAGTGCTGGTGAATCTAGAAGAAACGCCTGCAAGTTTCAGACTACGCAACCCGCGCATCTGTTGTGTCACGCACGTTGCCTATGCTCCAACCCGAACGTGCCCGGACGTAACAAAGAGTacaaaacatattataacaacAGATATTGACGCACCTAGAAAACGAATGTGAAATTATTGACGTAGAATATTCCCGAAATTTCACGCGTAGCAACCCGAACAAATGAAACAAACTTATGAATTGAAGAGGGATAGCTATAAAATGGAAACTGTCAGTGCCAACATAGTgaatagcaataaaattatgccTGATCAGCAATTGTAtcgattttattctttttttcattttgctactCGTCTCACATGAGACACGTGTTCCTGTATACACGCAGCCTGGCCGATACATGTGACTCTCGGTCGGGTCTTGGTAGATTGTGCGCTGCTCTCCCAgttcaacaaataataacattCTGCGAGGGGCATAGCTTTTATTAACTAACAACTTTTCTTAGCCTCGGAAGGATTTCCTCTTAAAAGCAGCGTGTTAATGCCGTCGAATTCTTTGTAGCACACACTTTAGGGCGTCAAGGTCGAGCGTGACAACAACTTGGCAAGTCGAGTAATGTGTTCTAGCCGTCGGTTCCGAAAGTGCAGATCTGCATTCCGTGCCAACAGATTAGGCAGTGCGACAATCTTTATCTGCGTCAATCCCTGCTCTAATCTGCGTCACTTTAATTACTTCACCGTGCGCGCACCGGCTTGCGTAACATCAGCTAACAACCGGATTATGTATACTGTGCAGCGCTCACTAGAGCCAAAAATCGGTTGCGCGTTGCCTCTCTGCTCAATTTGCTTTGCGGATTTTAGGCACGTGATCTGCTTGCCAGCTAAATTAATGACTGCTAATTCACGGCAGTTAAAAACAATCAGACAAAATATGTGCTAATCCAGTGTTGagaacaacaatttttttatatttttaccagCAAAAATGTTGATTAATCAAAGTGAAGTAGTTCGAAGTCACATTTTCGTGATATATTATCGTATAGGTAACAAGGAACGGCTAAAATGATTATATATCTGCAAAAACTCTATTCAAGGaccaaaaagcaattttcaattaacatcatttgacataaaaaaaactaattcttggagaaaaaatatcatttttgcaCGCATTTAAGGTgctttattgtatttttttggttttccaGGTGATTTAGATGGTCTCGGGCCCAAaatatggtttaaaaatttgatgatttcaaaatttggttttttaatacAACAGGGTATAAAATTGCGACATTTATGCTCATTTTGTGTCTTTTAAGTGACACAAAAAGGGGAAGACTAAATCGATCATTTTTATATCCCATCAATACCAAATGACCTGATTTGAAGACACTAGTGTTTCCCATTTGCCCAATCgacaaatccatttttattattttgccccAGTTCAAATATGCAGATGCAGACCAGGAAAGAAAACGGCAATTTCGCAAGCGAGCACGACAGCCACAAATAACCCTCCGTGGCGTTTATAATGTGGCAAACAAAATGCAATCGTAAACGTCGTTTAAGACGAAATTACACGCGCGCAAATCTCTTTTCCAACACGGCACCCAGATATAAATCTCGGCCGCGCGCGAAAAGATAAAAAGCACGAAGAGAGACGTGGCTGGCTACACCTGCCCGTGAGTCGAGTGATCGCGCGCAACGACCACGCACAACACACTATATGTTCTTGTATGATGCGCGCGGAATGATCTTCGAGAAACGTCGGTTTAAAGGGCCTGACTTTGAACACGCATTTCAAGTACAACATGAAGCGTAATATCGCCAATAATACTCTGACTTCACAACCGCGTTTATTGACCGGTTGCAAAATTTCTCAAGTGATACATCACATTTAACCACATTGCTTCGCTGTAATGAAATAATACTTCAAACAAAATTCTAGTGCGAGTGAGCTCAAAccttttttacattaaattttgtgtttcgaaaaaattcaagcagACAAATAGAGCTGTGAAATTTGGATGGGTGTGTAGTTTTTAGACGAAGGTTTTAACCATATTAATAAATCGAATTTGTTTACAATAGCTACTCCTACACAAGGCTAAAACTCAAACTcatgatttcaaatatattttttagtttgcaGCCACAAAGGAAAATATCAAGAGTTTTCACTTTATGCATATGCAAAAATTTAGTGATGTTTGCTGCAAAcagcaaatataaaatatttcaaagttgggcttcaagcaaaattaattaaactaataGCATAAACAATTTCTCaagtgtaaattattttttaaggtttcctGATTTTACTTGCAATGATTCAGACACCTCAACAGTTTTTGCCTAggtaatgaaatattttttccgtgtTTCTCctacaataaataattggttGATCTGAGTAAAAGGAGTTGACATCCTCTAGgctcaattttataaataccGATACAAATACCATAAATTTGTATGCATTTGGAGATAAGCAGGACGAccactcaaatttttaataaattgtatagataaaaaaacacgatttcAGACTTGAAACCTAGGGGACAGTCTGCATGTACAATCAAAAGAACTTATCAAGAAGAGTTCAACAAAGTTGTTTTTTAGTCTGTCTTGTAGCGAGGTCACTACTTCTATTGGAAAACCACCCCACAGAAGGGGGTTGGGAGATAATTTTGGAAGATAAGGGGCTAGTTGCCACATAAATTTCCAGAAATGAGATCCCTTTCAAACGATTGTgtgcatttgattttttataagtaaaattattacagtTTTAAAGGGGGCAAACTGTTTTGTCTTTGGATATCAGTCTGGTTTTGGTCAGTTTAAAGCAAGTCTGAGTAAGTTCTGTATAAAATGACCAGATTTGCATGCacaattaatgatttttattttgactgtaTGATGAAATTCCAGCAATATTTACATCTCTGAATAAAAACAGTCAATAAAAACCTTCCTCCGCTATAATTTCCAATGAAATCATTGCCTGGCTCGTCGCCAGCTGGAAGTCGCTCCCCAGCAGTGATGCAACGCTGTGCAATTCCGCCGGGTGGCCCGATTTATGGCGTTTTTTGACGTTGATCATACACTACGCGTCCGACTTGAGCAACGCCGCCCGTTTGCGTCTCAGcccttcaaaataattattctggccggattttggcaatttatttattttcgcggTCACGTGCACGTGTAACAAGCAATTGGTCGTCGGGCGGAGCCGCGTGCCGCCGACACGTGGCTTCTGCCATCGCTATACTCTTTGACGCCGCTGGAGTTGAACGTGATCGAGTGAGTGCGGTGCGCAGCGCACCTGTCAGCCTCAATTGCGCACGTTATGCGGCCCCACTGCCAGCGGCCGGCTGGCGGCATTATGCGTGTTGCATCAATACCACGTCCGTTTCTTCCTCTGTGCTGGACACGTGAATTCCAGAGTTGTAGGCAAATCGGATTGCGAAATTCTTGGCAGCAGCGTCATATATTTGCACTCGCGTCTCTTgtttgtttcaataaatttactaGAAATATCGTTCTGcaactgatttttaatgcGCTTATCGATCAAAGGAAAGagttcatattatttaaataacacgtgttcaaatgaatttaaaaaataaagtcagCGGGGAtaggtttgaaaaattcagctaTTCGGTTTTAGTCCAAAAATGTTCGCTAATGAAGGtatggtttttttatttattttttttctagtcATGAATACGACACGCTATAGATTCcctgtttgtaaattttaaaagtaatattgGTATAgccatcaatttaatttttagcgaTTTTCAACGAGTGCATTGCGATGACTGCGGTCTGATTGGTCGGTTTTCATTTACTTTGTATTCTTTTCtcatctgaaattttgtttttgaccATGTAAACCAATGTACTTTGTAGCTGAGGATAAACCAAAGCATGATAGtgagcaaagaaaaattagaatcaatttttttcgaatcATTTCTGTGGGAGATATTTGCATGTTTTCTGATCTAAGTAAAAATCTAAGGACTGCTTAGATAATAATGACTCCAGATTCCAAAACGAATATAATAAAACTGGCTGCAAAATTcgatttggaaaaattcgcatgttaaattttctaactGTAAGCATTTTTCTCCTTTGAAATTGTATGAATTGCTATcacagtcaaaataaaatttttagatccGGTAATCTCAATTTATGCATAGTGGTAAAGTACAAGAATTCAATGACTAACTAAAGCATGTCCCCGtcatgtatttttattttccatattaaAATGGATAAGCAAAAATTGGCTTCCTGCCTAGGCTTGGTTACCATATTTTACTTCATAAATTCTAAAACATTGAAGGATATTGCGTATGAATAAAGACTTCTTGCTAAGCTTATATAAGACTTAAAATATGCGACACGAGTAAAGAAATaatgtcaaaaaattacaaactccttttcaatatttttgttacttCAAGGACCAATTCCGCTGATATCGCACATTGCCCCTTTGTTGACAGCTAGAACTAATTAGCGTAATTAGAAAGAATGCGAGTGCAGTGCAGGAAGACAAGCGGCCGTGGAAGGCCGGAATAAgcagatgatgatgatgcatAATATTGCCTTAATCGCCAACACACGCCAAACCACTTTTATCTGCCTGCTCTAGAGCTTTGCACTTGCACTGAAACGCTTATTATCGCTACTAGTAAAAATAGATGTATTAACAGCCGCGGCTGATCGGACGTGTGTGCATGCAATTGTGCTCAAGAACACTCGTAGCTGCCGTAACCATACCATCGTCGTTTCAACTAATGAGATGCGCCTCGTGCAAACAACAACTCACTATAAAGCTGCAGTACTTGATGCGCCGTTTATGCCGTCGTGTGCGACTGAACTCGATTGCTCAACCCAATATTATCCCGCGTGCACAAACGACAATCCAGCAACCTGTGTGTCGCCGGTCGgaagtggatatttttgtataatatgTACGCTTGCTCAAGACCTCGACTCGTGTGCTGCTATGTgaggaaattt
The nucleotide sequence above comes from Cloeon dipterum chromosome X, ieCloDipt1.1, whole genome shotgun sequence. Encoded proteins:
- the LOC135946312 gene encoding facilitated trehalose transporter Tret1-like, coding for MPRKDVERALKAPATGSKVWQVLATLVATGAHFSSGYALGFLSPGIPLLREQHFPDLTTEQEGNLGSLMLLSATLSNPLAAMLADSRIGRKGTCILTAIPFVICFGLNAVFPSSLAAHYVARLLVGLSAGTLTVVCPLYVSEISELSVRGTLNSLVIIMFNSGLFVAYLAGVWVKSFVMLSVGGLISISIFIALCWLIPESPEFLLKHGQKEAAVRSLRWLRGAKVDLQEEMKYMEISQADTEKVESSTLRKIVRVFGTPSLRKAIFIPMVLLFFQQCAGIIAVLSYASSIFSLAGSTLDPNLSTAIIGIIQLVSTFGVTIAVDRLGRRPLLIASSAITALSMATLALYFHLQTNQVDLSSFGLVPLAALIIYISFFSLGIGPVPWVIIGEIFTPEVKTLCTTISSMWVWGLCCIVAKIFPSMVATLGIHWVMWAFSVGCILALICSWFTPETKGKTAAQMQEILSVERIA